Below is a window of Brachyspira hampsonii DNA.
TTTTACATTATCAATAAAAGTTTTTCTTCTGGCGGCACCTGCGTATCTGTTTGTAGAGCCGTCTTCTTTTGATATAGTAATGAATTCCTTATTTTTTGAATGTGTGTCATTTACATGTACTATTGTAATAACTTTTTGATTATTTGTATTATTGGAACATGATAAAATAAAAATAAAAATAAAAATAATTAATAGATATAAGTTTTTCATTTTAATATCCTAGCATATAATAGTTTAATGATATAATATTAACTTTTAAAGTCAATAATTTAAAGTTTGACTAAAATATAAATAGGTTTATGATATATAAAATGTAAACTATATTAAAAAATAATAGATGAGATAATTATGAGTAATGAAGCAGTATTTAATAATAATTCAAAGTCAAATGATCTTGCCAATAAGCCTGTAGGAAAATTACTTTTTCAATTAGCACTTCCTGCAATAGCGGCACAAATAATAAATGTACTTTATAATGTTGTAGACAGAATGTATATAGGTCATATTCCTGACATTGGAGCAATGGCTTTAACGGGTGTAGGAGTTACAATGCCTGTTATAATGGCTGTGTCGGCATTTGCATATCTTATAAGCATGGGAGGAGCACCTCGTGCTTCTATTATGATGGGAAAGCAGGATTATAATAAAGCAGAAGAAATAGTCGGAAACTGTGCTATGACATTAATTATTATTTCGGTAACTTTAACTATAATATTATTATTATTTTCCAAACCTCTTCTTATGGTTTTCGGAGCAAGTGAAAATACTATTATATATGCATTAAGATATTTAAGAATATATTCAATGGGAACAATATTTGTTCAATTAGCTTTAGGACTCAATGCTTTTATTACTGCACAGGGTAAAGCAAAAACAAGTATGTTTACAGTTTTGATAGGTGCTTTAACTAATATAATATTAGATCCTATATTTATATTTGTATTTAATATGGATGTGAGAGGTGCAGCACTTGCCACTATTATATCGCAGGCTATATCTTGTATATGGATACTTTCTTTTATGACTTCAAATAGAAGCATATTAAAATTGAAATTAAAAAATTTGAAGATATCTCCTAGTATAGTACTTCCATGTTTAGCTTTAGGTTTTTCTCCATTTATAATGCAGTTTACAGAAAGTATTTTATTTGTGTCTTTCAATACATCACTTTTGAAATATGGAGGAGATTTAGCCGTTGGTGCTATGACAATACTAAGCAGCATTATGCAGTTTTCTTTTCTTCCTATAATGGGACTTACTCAAGGGGCTCAGCCTATTGTAAGTTATAATTACGGAGCAAATAATTTAAATAGAGTCAAATCTACTTTTAAGATACTTTTAATAAGTTGCGTTTCATTTTCTTTTTTAATGTGGTTTATATCTGAATTTTTTCCTTATGTTTTCGTAAGAATATTTACAAGTAATGGAGAATTAATAAATTATGCTATTTGGGCTTTAAAAATATATATGGCAGCTTCATTAATATTTGGAGCACAAACTGCATGTCAGCAGACATTTGTTGCTTTGGGAAATGCTAAAATATCGGCATTCTTAGCTATATTAAGAAAGGTTATATTATTAATACCGCTTATATTTATATTGCCAATATTTTTTGAAAATAAAGTAATGGCGGTACTGCTTGCAGAACCTATAGCTGATTTTTTAGCTGTTTGTACAACTGTAACATTATTTACTATTTCTTTTAAAAGATTACTTAAAAATAGTTCTATATAGTAATATTATATAATATTTTATTGTTTTTAATTAATAATAATTATTAAAAAATATAATTATCAATTATATTTATATATATTATGTCTTTTTTTTATTAATAAAAATTATAACATAATTAATTTTATATTGAAAAATAATATTATTTATAGTATACTATATTTTAATTGATGATTTAGGGTTTTTTATTATGTTAAAAAAATTAAATTTAAATATAAAAATTAGTCTAGTAATATTAGTACCTTTAATAATAATGCTTATAATATCAAATATTGTTAATATAGTATATGTGAGAAAATCAACTATAAAACTTATATATAGCATACTTGATAATAAAGCTAAATATGAAGTTGTTATGCTAAAGTCTTTTATGTATAGAGATTCAGAATATATAACAGGTTTAGCAAATACTTTATCTGGATTTTATAATGATAATATTTTAGATAGAAATTTTTATGAAAGAGTATCATATAATTTTTTGAATAATTTGCCTAAAAGAGTAAACGGATTATTAATAGCATTTGAGCCTAATATAATCGGAAATGATAATGATTATGCAAACTCTGAGAAATATGGTTCTTCAGGCGGACGATTTAATTATTATGTATCAAGAGATAATGATATTATTAAAGATAATTATTTTGATAATAAAATATTTCAGGAAAAGTATTATACAGAAACTTTAAGAAGCGGAGAAATATATATTACAGATGTATATAGTTCTCCTTTGCATAATAATGCTATGATTTATACTTGGGCTGTACCTATAAAATCAGGAAATAGAACTATAGGTGTAATTTGTGTAGATGTTCTTATAGACACCATTTATGGTATATTAGAGAATATTCAATTATTCAATGGTACAACAACAACGCTTTTTGATAATTCAGGATTGATTGTTTATGATAGTGATAAAGAAGAATATATATTTAAAGAACTTCATGATATATATCCTTATTACAGAGTTCATAATGTATTTGAAAATATTGTAAATGGAAAGAGCGTATTATTTCAAAATTTCAGCGGTACATTGCAAAAATATTATACCTATTCATTTACTCCTATGGAAATAATAAAAAATAAGTATTGGGGATTAAAGGTAACAGCCCCTAATGATGAAGTATTAAAAGAAAGTAATACTATAAGAAATGTTATGATTGCAATATCTTTAATGATAATTATTATAAGTTCTATAATTGTGCCTATAATAATTAAAACAAAAGTATCTAATTTGATAAAGGTTTTAGCTAATGATATTACTTTTATGTCTCAAGGAGATTTAACTGTTGAGATACCTAAAAGACTTTATAATAGAACTGATGAATGGGGAGATATAGCAAGAGGCTGGGATAAAGCTATGAACAATTTTAATAATATAATAAATACAGTTAAGCATTCAGCAGAACAAGTTTCCACAGCTGCTAATGAGGTATTAATAGGTAATAATGATTTATCTCAAAGAACAGAAACTCAAGCCTCCAGCTTGGAAGAAACAGCAGAATCTATGAATGAAATGGCTAGTGCTATAAAAGAATCATCAGAAAGTGTTGCCCAAAGTGCTTCTATGGTATCAGATGCGAAACAGTCTTTAAATAAAGCTGGTGATATAGTATCAGACAGTGTGAATAAAATGAATGATGTATATGAAGCTAGTGCCAAAATAATGGATATTACTAAACTTATAGAAGGAATAGCCTTTCAAACTAATATACTTGCACTTAATGCTTCGGTAGAGGCTGCTAGAGCTGGTGAACAGGGACGAGGATTTGCGGTTGTAGCTAGCGAAGTAAGGAATTTAGCACAGAATACTCAGGAATCTGTAAAAAATATTACTTCATTAATTACAGATAATAATGATAAAATAAAATTAGCTGCTGCAAGTGTTCAGCAGTCTCAGGATATGTTTAATGAAATACTAGAAAAAATGGATAGAGCTTCCTCTATAATGGATAAAATTAATGCTGCTGTACAGGAACAGGAAAATGGAATAAATCAGGTAAATATTGAAATTAGTAATATAGATTCTTCTATACAAAAGAATGCTGCTTTAGTGTCTGAAGCTGCTTCTGCTTCTGAATCTCTTCTCAGTGAGGCAAATGATTTGATTAAAGCTATAGAATATTTTAAATTAAAATCTTAATTATATAATATTTTATTAAAATTATTTTTTTACGATTGAAATATATATGTAAATTATGTATAATATATTAGGAAATATTAGGGTTTTTTGTTAGAAATTCGAAATTAATTTAAAATATAGTAATGCCATTATTAGCGAATCGTATATTTAAATATTTAAAAATCTTTATAAATATATAGTTTTTATTTTAGTATAATTATTATAAAAAATTAATCTTATATAAAGGTTTAATTTATGTTTAAAAGAGTAAGTCTTCAGGTAAAAATTAGTTTAATTATATTAATACTATTATTGATAATGATTCCAATTATAATTATAAATAAAGTTGTTAAGACGGTAAAAAATGCTGCTGAAAGTGTTGCCCAAAGTGCTTCTATGGTTTCAGATGCTAAGGAATCTTTGAATAAAGTCGGAGCTATAGTATCAGACAGTGTGAATAAAATGAATGATGTATATGAAGCTAGTGCCAAAATAATGGATATTACTAAACTTATATAAGGAATAGCTTTTCAAACTAATATACTTGCACTTAATGCTTTGGTAGAGGCTGCTAGTTTATAACTTAAAAAATTGGTAATGGAATAATAATTACTGATTAATATTTTTTATTTTTTTCTGCATTGATATAGTGTTTCGCTCCCAAAATACATTATCAGTATAGCCTTGTATTTCTTTATTCTGTTCGGCAAGCTCTATTCTTTTTTCTGCCCAAGCACAATATGTTTTATGCTGTTCTATCCCTGAATAATTTCTGCCTAGCTTCTTGGCTACTACCGAAGTAGTGCCGCTTCCCAAAAAAGGATCAAATATAAAATCATTGGCATTTGAGCTGGCTAATATCAATTTAGCAATTAACTTTTCGGGCTTTTGTGTAGGGTGAGCAGTGTTCTCAGACATAGACCAATAAGGAACTGATATATCATCCCAAAAATTAGACGGACATGTATCTCTGAAATTTCCATCTTCTGTTTCTATCCAATCTTTGGGTTTCCCTTCTATTCGGTATGGAGCTATTACTTTTCTTCTTATCTTGACATCATCTACATTGAAAGTATATTTATTGGATAGGGTAGCAAACCAAATATCTTCCATTCCATTCTTCCAATTATTTTTTGCCCCTCTGCCTTTCTCTCTCTGCCAAGTGATTCTGTTTTGTATATTGAAATATTTATCTAAAACATTTCCTATTATAAGACTAGATTTCCAATCGCAGCATACATATATTGTGGCATTTTCTTTTAATATTGGAATAATGCTTTCTACCCATAGATGAGTGTATTTTTCATAGCTTAAATTATCTATATCTTTAAATTTAAAACCATGATAATTTTTGGATATATTATAAGGCGGATCAACTATCATTAAATCAGCTATATTTTTTTCTATTTTTTTTAATACATCAAAAGTATTTCCATTTATAGTTTTGTTTATAATATCTTCTCTTTTATATTCTGTTATATTTTCATTATCTATAATACATTTATTAAAGTAGAATTTTCCTTCTTCAGTATTTATATCAAAATCAATAGTTTTATTCTTAACTGATTTAACTTTTGTATTCATGTATTTTCCGCAATTATAAAATTATTCCCATTCTATAGTAGCAGGCGGTTTTGAAGATATATCATAAACAACACGGTTAATACCTTTTACTTCATTTATTATTCTGTTTGATATTATACCTAATACATTGTAGTCAATTTTAGCCCAATCTGCAGTCATAGCATCAACACTCTCAACAGCTCTAACAGCACAAACCTGCTCATAAGTTCTGCCGTCGCCCATAACACCAACACTTTTTACAGGAAGAAGCACAGCAAATGACTGCCATAATTTTCTGTAAAGCCCTGCCTTTTTTATTTCAGCAACAACTATATCATCAGCCTCCTGAAGTATTTTAACTCTCTCTTCTGTAATGTCTCCAAGTATTCTAACTGCCAAGCCAGGTCCTGGAAAAGGCTGTCTGTATACAATATCTTCCGGTAATTTTAATTCAAGCCCAATTTCTCTAACTTCATCTTTGAATAATTCTCTGAAAGGCTCTAAAAGTTCAAATTTCATGTCTTTAGGAAGTCCGCCTACATTATGATGGCTTTTTATCACTGCAGAACTTCCCCTTAATGATACACTCTCTATAACATCTGGATAAAGCGTACCCTGTGCTAAAAAGCCCACATTCTCTATTTTTTTAGCCTCATCACTGAATACATTTACAAATTCATGACCTATTATTTTTCTTTTTTGCTCTGGGTCTGTAACACATGCTAATTTATCCAAAAATCTCTTTGAAGCATCAACATATATCAAATCAATATTAAAATTATCTCTAAATACTTCTACTACTTTTTTGTCCTCATCTTTTCTTAAAAGACCGTTATTAACGAATATACATTTAAGCTGTTTTCCTATAGCTTTTTCTATTAATACAGCAGCCACTGAAGAATCAACTCCTCCAGAAAGTCCAAGTATTACATTTTTATCCCCTACTCTCTCTTTTATTCTATTAACCTCATATTCTATAAAAGAGCCCATATTCCAATTTTTCTCGCATTTACAAATATTAAATAAAAAGTTTTCTATAATTTTTATTCCATTTTCAGTGTGAACTACTTCAGGGTGAAACTGTATAGCATAAATATTTTTTTGTTTATTTTCTATAGCCGCAAGTTCTGTATTAGGAGTTTTTGCTATAAGTTCAAAACCTTCTGGTATAGATTTTATACTATCTCCATGGCTCATCCATACTATATTTTTTTTATCAAATGATTTGAATATGCTTTCATGATTAGTTATTTCAATTTCTGCTTTTCCATATTCTCTTTTTGAAGCACTTTCAACTTTTCCGCCCATAGAATATACTATTATCTGCATACCGTAGCATATACCAAGTATTGGAATACCTAATTCAAATAATGCTTTATCAACTTTAGGGGCATCTTCTTCATATACACTTGAAGGACCTCCTGAAAGTATTATTGCTTTAGGATTAAATTCTTTTATAAAATCTATTGAAACATGAAAAGGGTGTATCTCTGAATAAACATTCAATTCCCTTATTCTTCTTGTAATAAGCTGAGTAAATTGTGAGCCGAAATCTAGTATTAAAACCTTATCTATATTGCTTTGCATATATTTCCTCTTTTATGAAATGCGATTAATTGAATAATATTATACCAAAATAATAAAATTTCAATTAATAGTTATCATAATATAAAATATACATTAAAATTTTTTACTATGCACGGTAAATTGATTTTTTGTATAATTAAATTGCATTACTTATATTATTTATTTTGTATAAAAGGTTAATCGTGCGTTAATTAGCACATCAAGTTTAAAAAAATATAGGGTGGGTGTTCTAATTCATATTAAAGCAATAAATATAAATAAAATTATAAATCCAAAATTAATCATTAAATATAAAGGGTGGGGTATTAGAATAAAGTTAAAAATCTATTTACATTCCCCGCCCTTTATACTTTATTGTTTAATTTGAATTTTTAATTCTATTTATATCTGATACCTATATATAAAAACATGCCCGCCCAAGTTTTACTTAAATTTATAGTTTTATATTATTATCTTTTTAATATATTAATTTCCAAATTTCATTCCTAAATTAAAAGCTATTTCAAAACTAGAAAAACCGTATTTTTTGATATTATAATTGTCATAGTAACCAACAGCACCGCCTCCAACACTTGGATATCCGCTGTATATTTTTTGATAATCTTCATAAGACATATTAGCAATATCATAGAATATATCAAAATTATATATTAAACTTACACCAAATAAAAAAGCTATTTTCTCATTAAAATAAAAATAATCATCTATCTGAAGTTTTATATATGGTATAAACGGATAATCAAATTTTCTTTTTATATCTTTGAATGAATATTTTTCTGCCAAATGACTTTTATAATTTTCATCAGCATTATTATTCATTGTATTATAATATCCACCAGATAATGCTATTTTCATTCCAAAGCCTATACCTATATTAAGCTCCATTTTACCTTCATAGTTTGGATTAATATTTTTTAGCAAAGATGTAAGATTAACAGCATATTTGGGCATTAATCCTATATTTAATGTATGAAAAACTAAATTCTGAGCCGCACTATATATTTGATTGTTTCAATAATTATTATCAGTTTGGGCTTTAAATCTAGAAGCGAAATCAAGTCTTGAATAGCCTATTTCAGTTAATATACTTATAGCATTATTTTCATTTATATTGAATCTATACCCAAAATTTCCAGTAACCCCAATATTAAAACTCATATCTGATTTAGTTGTATCTATATAAATATTTCTGACAAAATTCCATTTAGGATCCTCTATATTAGGAAATGTAGAAGTAATGCCTATTGGTACATATATACTAGCTTCAAATTATGTAAATGCCGATTTAGTAAATAGTGAAATAAATATTAAAACTGATAACACTATTTTTTGCATGCAAACTCATTTAATTTAGTTTTATTAAAAATGAATGTTTTATCTTATATTTAAAAACTTAAAAAATATATACTATAAATTTATAGGTTTATCAATTTTTTATTTCTCACTGTAAAAATAACCCAAAAGTGCGGGTATGAAATTATTTCAAAACCATACTGATTTTATATTTAAGGTAAATTATAAATTTTAGTTAAAATATAGCATTTAATATTTTATTCTTTGTGTTAATAAAAGAATTATGTCAATAGATATAAAAATATATTTACATACCCCGCCCTTTAAAGTTTTTTATTTTTTTAGAATATAGAATTTTTAATTACTTTATAGTCTAATTAGAAAAAGCATGCCCGCCCAAGTGCCCATTAATTAAACAATATTATGTTAATTAAAATATGTTAATTCTCTTTTATTACTTTTTTATTTGGTTTTCGTTTTTTATTCTGCATGTTTGGTATGGGAAAGCTATATTACAAAAATAGTATAAATCTTAAAAAATAATTTAATAAAATAAATTTTGATATATAATTATTATAGATTTAATATATAATAATTAATGATTCAAATGAAAAAATAATAAATGATAAAAAACAGGCTTTAGAAAATTTAAAGAAATATCAAGGCAGATTGCCTGAAAATTTTTATTATAAAAAAGAACTAGAAGAATATAGAGATGAAAAGAATTTTAATTGATACTAATGTAATTTTAGACTATTTAATGAACAGATAGCCATTTTTTGAAAATTCTAAAAAATAATAGACTTATGTGTTAATAATATTATAGATGTTATATAGCAGAATATACAATAACTAATTTATTTTATATACTTTTATAATATTGTTTATACACTGTTATATTTAAAAAGATTTTTATATGAAATTAATAAAATTATTATTTGAGTTGTAAATTTAATAAATAATAGAGGCAATATGTCAGAGAATAAAACATTAAGCAAAGAAAAGATAGCTAAATCATCATTAAAAATGTCATTGGTAACAACAGTAAGCAGAGTATTTGGGCTTGTAAGAGATCAGATACAGGCGGCTTTGCTTGGTACTACATTCATAGCAGATGCTTTTGCAATAGGATTTATACTTCCAAATTTATTGAGGCGATTATTTGCTGAAGGTAATATGGTCGCTAGCTTTATACCTGTATTTACTGAACTTGAAAAAGAAAAAGGTATTGAAGAATCAAAGAAATTTTTTAGGGCAGTTTTTACATTATTAGGATTAATATTGATAGTTGTTGTATGTATTGGTATAATAATATCCCATTTGCTTGTTAGAATACTTTATAAATCAGCACATAACAATATAGAGGCACTTAATCTAGCATCGGATTTATCAAGAATAATGTTTCCTTATCTTTTTTTTATATCTTTAGCAGCTTTAATGCAGGGCGTACTTAATATAAGAGGTTATTATTCCATATCAGCAGCTAGTCCTATACTTCTAAATACTGTAATTATATCTATGGCATTGTTCTTTAAATTCTTTCTGCCTGATTTTTTTAATAATATGGCTTATGTATTCGCCTTTGCAGTATTGCTTGGAGGATTTGTTCAATTTGCATATCAAATGCCTTTTGTATATAAACAAGGTTTTAGTTTCAAGCCTTATTTTCATTTTAAAGAACCTTATGTTTTAAAGATGATAAAATTATTTGCTCCCGGTATTTTTGGGGCTAGTATATATCAGATAAATTTGCTTGTTTCTACGGCATTTGCAGGAGCTATAGGAGAGGGCAGGGTTTCAGCTGTTACTTTTGCTACTAGAATACATGAATTTGTTTTAGGTGTTTTTGCTGTAAGTGTTGCAACAGTTATGCTTCCTACTTTAAGTAAATTAATAGCCGACAATAAAAAAGATGAGGCTGTTGAGAATTTAGGTTATTCTTTGAGGTTAGTTGCTTTAGTTACTATTCCTGCAACTTTCGGATTTGTGGTATTGGGCAGAGAAATTGTGAGAATGATATTTGAGTATGGAGCTTTTTCTTCAAAATCTACATATTTAGTATCAAGTGCTTTAAGGTATTTATCTATATCATTATTTTTTGTGGCAAGCTATAGAATACTTGTACAGTCATTTTATGCTATGAAAGATATGAAAACTCCCGTATATGTAGCATTTTTTACATTTATTATCAATGCTTTTAGTAATTATTTATGTGTTTATATATTTAAATTCGATATTATAGGAATATCTATATCAAGTGTTGTTGCAAATATTGTATCTTTTTGTATACTATATATATTGCTTATAAAGAGAATGGCAGTGAAATCGATAATAAATAAAAAAATAGAGGTTTTAAAGACATTGGCTGCTAGTTTGTTTATGGCGGCTTCTGTTTATGGAATGAAATATTATTTATTATCCGGCAATGCAGATTCTAGGATATTTTTTATATTAAAAGTATTTGCAGTAATATTATTAGGAGTAGTCTTTTATTCTATAATAAATATTATATTAAGAAATGATGATTTTGTTTCTTTTATTAATATGTTTAAAGGCAGATTATCAAGAAAGTTTATAAAAAAATAATATATATCATTCTTAATAATAACTCAAAAATATCCGACAATTTAAGTAATAATTTTTTTTATTTAATATAAGGTTTTTTCTATGAGTTTAAAAAATAAGGTACTTTTATTAGTTATTATAGTTGTAATTTTAGCATTATCTCCAACAATTTTTATAAACACTAAAACAAATAGAGAGGCATTATATAATTCTGCGATGAATATTTCACAGAACTATTTTTATGATGTATCTTCTACTTTTGATAATATATTTAATTCAACTACGGTAGGTACTGTTTCTTTGGCAGATATAGCTACTGTATCTTATGATTTATACTCTACAGGAACTGTTACTGATGTTGCTACTAATTTAAGATCGGTAATATATAGATTCCATAAATCTCAATTAGGTTTGCATCATGTTATAGCAAATGGTATATATTTTGAACCTGATATCATAGCTAATAATCCTTATATGAGAGGTCTTTATTCTCTGTATTTGTATGATGTAGGAAATACTGGTAATATGCAGCCGAAAATAGAAAGTGCTGTAGATAATTATAATAAAGAGGAATTTTATTATTTAGCTATTCCTGAAACTTGGAATAGAGAAGCTAAAAGACCTAGAACTATTTATTACTCTTCTCCATATTTGAAGAATATTGATAAGCCTCAGAAAGTTATTTCTTTTTCTTCTCCAATATATTCTACAGTTAATGATAATCTTATAGGAGTTGCTTTATCAGATGTTTCTTTGGAAATAGTTCATGAAATGTTTACAAATATAGTAAAGACAGGACCTTTTAATACTGTTATATTCGATTCTAGAGATAGGAAAATAGTTTATCATGATAATCCTAACTATATATTAAGTGATTTAAAAGATATAGAATGGATTAATAATTTAATAAATAACACAACATTTTATACTAATACTAGAATAATGGAAAATTATAAAGTTGGAGATAATACTTATACATTGTTATTTAAACAGTTTGATAATGGTTTTTATAATATATTTATGTATGTTCCTACAAGCTTTTTCTATAATGTATTAGTTACAACTAATAATACAATATTCTTTATATTAATAGTTGCGATTATAGTAATAATAGTAGTTTTGAATATTACTATTCCTATATCATTAAAGCCTTTGGATAGAATATCTCAGGAATTAGAATCCGGTGTATTTGATAATAATATATTTGTTAATGTAAGTAAGATTAATTCTAGGGACTCACTTGGAGATTTAAGTACTTGGATAAGAATATTTTTTGATATGGTTCAGCATGTATTTTCAAGTGTATCAAAAACTCTTAAAGTATCAAAAGAACAAAGCAATGCTTTAAAAGTTAAGATGGCGGATATATCTGAAGCGGCTGGTTCTATGACTGAGTCTGTAAGTATGATAATAGATAATATATCATCTCAGCAAACCGAATTCAAACATGTAGAAACAAGTAATTTAGAAATATATAAAATTAT
It encodes the following:
- a CDS encoding MATE family efflux transporter; its protein translation is MSNEAVFNNNSKSNDLANKPVGKLLFQLALPAIAAQIINVLYNVVDRMYIGHIPDIGAMALTGVGVTMPVIMAVSAFAYLISMGGAPRASIMMGKQDYNKAEEIVGNCAMTLIIISVTLTIILLLFSKPLLMVFGASENTIIYALRYLRIYSMGTIFVQLALGLNAFITAQGKAKTSMFTVLIGALTNIILDPIFIFVFNMDVRGAALATIISQAISCIWILSFMTSNRSILKLKLKNLKISPSIVLPCLALGFSPFIMQFTESILFVSFNTSLLKYGGDLAVGAMTILSSIMQFSFLPIMGLTQGAQPIVSYNYGANNLNRVKSTFKILLISCVSFSFLMWFISEFFPYVFVRIFTSNGELINYAIWALKIYMAASLIFGAQTACQQTFVALGNAKISAFLAILRKVILLIPLIFILPIFFENKVMAVLLAEPIADFLAVCTTVTLFTISFKRLLKNSSI
- the guaA gene encoding glutamine-hydrolyzing GMP synthase, with amino-acid sequence MQSNIDKVLILDFGSQFTQLITRRIRELNVYSEIHPFHVSIDFIKEFNPKAIILSGGPSSVYEEDAPKVDKALFELGIPILGICYGMQIIVYSMGGKVESASKREYGKAEIEITNHESIFKSFDKKNIVWMSHGDSIKSIPEGFELIAKTPNTELAAIENKQKNIYAIQFHPEVVHTENGIKIIENFLFNICKCEKNWNMGSFIEYEVNRIKERVGDKNVILGLSGGVDSSVAAVLIEKAIGKQLKCIFVNNGLLRKDEDKKVVEVFRDNFNIDLIYVDASKRFLDKLACVTDPEQKRKIIGHEFVNVFSDEAKKIENVGFLAQGTLYPDVIESVSLRGSSAVIKSHHNVGGLPKDMKFELLEPFRELFKDEVREIGLELKLPEDIVYRQPFPGPGLAVRILGDITEERVKILQEADDIVVAEIKKAGLYRKLWQSFAVLLPVKSVGVMGDGRTYEQVCAVRAVESVDAMTADWAKIDYNVLGIISNRIINEVKGINRVVYDISSKPPATIEWE
- a CDS encoding methyl-accepting chemotaxis protein; this encodes MLKKLNLNIKISLVILVPLIIMLIISNIVNIVYVRKSTIKLIYSILDNKAKYEVVMLKSFMYRDSEYITGLANTLSGFYNDNILDRNFYERVSYNFLNNLPKRVNGLLIAFEPNIIGNDNDYANSEKYGSSGGRFNYYVSRDNDIIKDNYFDNKIFQEKYYTETLRSGEIYITDVYSSPLHNNAMIYTWAVPIKSGNRTIGVICVDVLIDTIYGILENIQLFNGTTTTLFDNSGLIVYDSDKEEYIFKELHDIYPYYRVHNVFENIVNGKSVLFQNFSGTLQKYYTYSFTPMEIIKNKYWGLKVTAPNDEVLKESNTIRNVMIAISLMIIIISSIIVPIIIKTKVSNLIKVLANDITFMSQGDLTVEIPKRLYNRTDEWGDIARGWDKAMNNFNNIINTVKHSAEQVSTAANEVLIGNNDLSQRTETQASSLEETAESMNEMASAIKESSESVAQSASMVSDAKQSLNKAGDIVSDSVNKMNDVYEASAKIMDITKLIEGIAFQTNILALNASVEAARAGEQGRGFAVVASEVRNLAQNTQESVKNITSLITDNNDKIKLAAASVQQSQDMFNEILEKMDRASSIMDKINAAVQEQENGINQVNIEISNIDSSIQKNAALVSEAASASESLLSEANDLIKAIEYFKLKS
- the murJ gene encoding murein biosynthesis integral membrane protein MurJ, with product MSENKTLSKEKIAKSSLKMSLVTTVSRVFGLVRDQIQAALLGTTFIADAFAIGFILPNLLRRLFAEGNMVASFIPVFTELEKEKGIEESKKFFRAVFTLLGLILIVVVCIGIIISHLLVRILYKSAHNNIEALNLASDLSRIMFPYLFFISLAALMQGVLNIRGYYSISAASPILLNTVIISMALFFKFFLPDFFNNMAYVFAFAVLLGGFVQFAYQMPFVYKQGFSFKPYFHFKEPYVLKMIKLFAPGIFGASIYQINLLVSTAFAGAIGEGRVSAVTFATRIHEFVLGVFAVSVATVMLPTLSKLIADNKKDEAVENLGYSLRLVALVTIPATFGFVVLGREIVRMIFEYGAFSSKSTYLVSSALRYLSISLFFVASYRILVQSFYAMKDMKTPVYVAFFTFIINAFSNYLCVYIFKFDIIGISISSVVANIVSFCILYILLIKRMAVKSIINKKIEVLKTLAASLFMAASVYGMKYYLLSGNADSRIFFILKVFAVILLGVVFYSIINIILRNDDFVSFINMFKGRLSRKFIKK
- a CDS encoding DNA-methyltransferase; this encodes MNTKVKSVKNKTIDFDINTEEGKFYFNKCIIDNENITEYKREDIINKTINGNTFDVLKKIEKNIADLMIVDPPYNISKNYHGFKFKDIDNLSYEKYTHLWVESIIPILKENATIYVCCDWKSSLIIGNVLDKYFNIQNRITWQREKGRGAKNNWKNGMEDIWFATLSNKYTFNVDDVKIRRKVIAPYRIEGKPKDWIETEDGNFRDTCPSNFWDDISVPYWSMSENTAHPTQKPEKLIAKLILASSNANDFIFDPFLGSGTTSVVAKKLGRNYSGIEQHKTYCAWAEKRIELAEQNKEIQGYTDNVFWERNTISMQKKIKNINQ